A window of the Terriglobales bacterium genome harbors these coding sequences:
- a CDS encoding polysaccharide lyase family 7 protein, whose translation MEPKQREFCRTEVLGANSVKRYVVLTFVAMCLVFMVMGSQVAAAQTFVHPGVLVSKAQLDFIKAQVNAHVEPAFSAYQNAISHPYGSLTPTVTPSNSLAAGPSPAGPPSGGVIDCGSSSSPDNGCTADDEDGAVAYVQALLWYITGNQTYANNAIKNLNAYSHVTSFTNSNGPLQAAWSSSKWPRAAEIIRYSNAGWSAADATAFGNMMNSVMVPPIHNGSSNNPNWELSMIEGMIGIAVYNNDATLYNHALGMLNADIPRFVQSSGQNAETCRDMGHALFELAAMIDAAETVHIQGGNVYETQKALLSATLDFHAGLLLGRSEPVTCSVTLTPDRPTFVIGYNEYHNRLGMTLTNTHDWLPTVFANSVTSPGAAPGTPVDHHIVVYETLTHGADAGTVLQPDFSLTATPSSQTISAGGSTSYTASVSPVNSFTGSVALTVSGLPSGASASFNPSSISGGTGSSTLSITTNNTVAPGNYTLTITGTSGGSTSHTATVTLSVNAQADFTLAANPNSLSVIVGNSTSSTVSVGALNGFSGSVALSVSGVPTGVTASLSPTSVSGSGSSTLSVSTGSSAVAGTYTLTVTGTSGGLTHSASVTLQVNPVQQPDFTVSANPTSLTVNAGSSGSSTVSVGVVNGFSGAVALSVSGAPAGVTATLSSSSVNAPGSATLTVSAPSSAAASTSTLTITGTNGSTSHTATVNLTVKTVSQCVSTTTNGPWQNAAFANQTGTFTATYDATPSASPINAVVGLSNGVQTAYTGFAVITRFNPSGNIDARSGGAYTATNIIPYSGGVTYHFRVVVNIAAHTYAAYVTPQNGTEQTISTNLSFRTEQATVSQLNWVGAFSEVGTEMLCNFTLPSAADFALSATPASQTVTAGGSTSYTVNVTPSGGFSGAVGLSVNGAPAGVTATLNPTSVTGSGSSTLSVSTGSSAVAGTYTLTVTGTSGGLTHSASVSLVVQATQAADFSLAASPSTVTVTAGSAASYTASVSPINGYTGTVTLSASGLPSGATASFNPASISGGSGSSTLTVSTASSTLAGSYTVTITGKDTSGSPIHTTNVTLTVNPVLVPNFSLSATPASQTVTAGSNTSYTASVSPVNGYTGTVTLSASGLPSGATASFSPASISGGSGSSTLTITTTSSTTTGTVTVTIGGTDGSLTHTTTVSLTVNPGGTCAHGNGPLDPNATPGCNFDMSIWSLQLPIGSPGSPTTISNTQLENGFTDPYFFTGSDGAMDFFDPGVNCVTTANSTHCRSELREVNPDGSNAVWSASGTNTLSATLTVTQAAGAPVVGQIHDDPAVSVRPLIELFYTSSGDVVAGVEQCTAGGCINRTTVGHVPPGTKFSYVISYSQNKLTVSINGGAPVSLSSPILGIGGYFKAGDYGQSPTNASVSFYSLKVVHTP comes from the coding sequence ATGGAGCCGAAACAGCGTGAGTTTTGCAGGACAGAAGTTCTTGGAGCCAATTCTGTAAAGAGATACGTAGTTCTAACGTTCGTGGCAATGTGCCTGGTCTTCATGGTCATGGGAAGCCAGGTCGCCGCAGCACAAACCTTTGTGCACCCAGGCGTGCTGGTAAGCAAAGCACAACTGGATTTTATTAAAGCGCAGGTCAACGCGCATGTCGAGCCCGCTTTCTCGGCCTACCAAAATGCGATCTCGCATCCTTATGGATCGCTCACGCCGACAGTGACTCCCAGCAACAGTCTTGCAGCAGGTCCATCACCGGCCGGGCCCCCATCGGGCGGGGTCATCGACTGCGGATCAAGTTCGAGCCCGGATAATGGCTGCACCGCCGATGACGAAGACGGCGCGGTGGCCTATGTGCAGGCTTTGCTTTGGTACATCACCGGCAATCAGACCTATGCGAATAATGCCATCAAGAACCTGAACGCATACAGCCACGTGACCAGCTTCACCAATTCCAATGGGCCGTTGCAGGCGGCCTGGTCGAGCTCCAAGTGGCCGCGGGCGGCGGAGATCATCCGTTACTCGAATGCAGGCTGGTCGGCGGCCGATGCCACGGCTTTTGGGAACATGATGAATTCGGTGATGGTGCCGCCGATCCACAACGGTTCCAGCAACAACCCCAACTGGGAACTGAGCATGATCGAGGGGATGATCGGCATCGCGGTGTACAACAACGATGCCACGCTGTACAACCACGCGCTGGGCATGTTGAACGCGGACATCCCGAGGTTCGTGCAGTCGAGCGGGCAGAATGCGGAGACCTGCCGCGACATGGGACACGCGCTGTTTGAACTGGCGGCCATGATCGATGCGGCGGAGACGGTACATATTCAGGGGGGCAACGTGTATGAGACGCAAAAGGCGCTTCTGTCCGCCACTCTGGATTTTCACGCGGGGCTACTGCTGGGTCGGTCGGAGCCGGTTACGTGCAGCGTGACCCTGACGCCCGATCGTCCGACGTTTGTGATCGGTTACAACGAGTACCACAACCGGCTGGGCATGACGTTGACGAATACGCATGATTGGTTGCCGACGGTGTTCGCGAATTCGGTCACCTCGCCGGGAGCAGCGCCGGGCACTCCTGTGGACCACCATATTGTTGTCTACGAAACTTTGACTCACGGTGCCGATGCAGGGACAGTACTGCAACCAGATTTCTCGCTGACAGCCACGCCGAGTTCACAAACCATATCGGCCGGCGGCAGCACCAGTTACACAGCATCTGTAAGTCCTGTTAATAGCTTCACGGGAAGTGTTGCGCTTACCGTAAGCGGCCTGCCTTCGGGCGCCTCGGCCAGCTTCAATCCAAGCTCAATCAGCGGGGGCACGGGATCTTCTACCCTGAGCATTACCACCAACAACACAGTGGCGCCTGGCAACTATACGCTGACCATCACGGGAACAAGCGGCGGCAGCACCTCGCACACCGCGACGGTGACACTCTCGGTCAACGCCCAGGCTGACTTCACCTTGGCGGCGAACCCGAATTCGCTATCGGTGATCGTCGGCAACAGCACCAGCTCCACGGTGAGCGTGGGTGCGCTCAATGGGTTCAGTGGCAGTGTTGCGCTGAGCGTGAGTGGCGTTCCAACCGGAGTTACAGCTTCATTGAGTCCAACTTCGGTGAGCGGTTCGGGTTCATCCACGCTGAGCGTGTCAACCGGCAGTTCGGCTGTGGCGGGTACGTATACACTGACCGTTACGGGAACCAGTGGCGGTCTGACCCACAGTGCCAGTGTGACGCTGCAGGTAAACCCAGTGCAGCAACCGGACTTCACGGTGTCTGCCAACCCGACTTCGCTGACGGTGAATGCGGGCAGCAGCGGCAGTTCGACGGTAAGCGTAGGCGTGGTAAACGGGTTTAGCGGAGCAGTAGCGCTGAGCGTGAGCGGAGCGCCGGCAGGTGTAACGGCCACGTTGAGTTCGAGCTCGGTGAACGCGCCGGGTTCGGCAACGCTGACAGTTAGCGCCCCCAGTTCGGCGGCGGCCAGCACTTCAACCCTGACCATCACGGGGACTAACGGCAGCACCAGCCACACCGCAACCGTAAACCTGACGGTGAAAACGGTAAGTCAATGCGTGAGCACGACCACCAACGGGCCCTGGCAGAACGCCGCCTTCGCCAACCAGACGGGGACCTTCACAGCGACCTATGACGCGACGCCATCGGCCTCGCCCATCAACGCGGTGGTGGGTCTTTCGAACGGGGTGCAGACGGCCTACACCGGGTTTGCGGTCATTACGCGCTTCAATCCCTCGGGGAACATCGATGCGCGCAGCGGGGGGGCATACACGGCCACCAATATCATTCCCTACTCGGGCGGAGTGACCTACCACTTCCGCGTGGTGGTAAATATAGCGGCGCACACGTACGCAGCGTATGTGACGCCACAGAATGGAACGGAGCAGACCATCAGCACCAACCTGAGCTTCCGCACGGAGCAGGCGACGGTGTCGCAACTGAACTGGGTGGGAGCGTTCAGTGAGGTTGGCACAGAGATGTTGTGCAACTTCACGTTGCCCAGCGCAGCCGATTTTGCGTTGTCGGCGACACCTGCTTCGCAGACGGTAACGGCGGGAGGCAGCACCAGCTACACGGTGAACGTAACACCGAGCGGCGGGTTCAGCGGAGCAGTAGGGCTGAGCGTAAACGGAGCGCCTGCGGGCGTGACGGCTACGTTGAATCCGACCTCGGTCACCGGCTCGGGTTCATCCACGCTGAGCGTGTCAACCGGCAGTTCGGCTGTGGCGGGTACGTATACACTGACCGTTACGGGAACCAGTGGCGGTCTGACCCACAGTGCCAGTGTGAGCTTAGTGGTGCAGGCCACGCAGGCTGCTGACTTCTCGCTTGCAGCATCGCCCAGCACGGTAACGGTCACCGCCGGCAGCGCAGCCAGCTACACGGCCAGCGTGAGCCCGATCAATGGGTACACGGGAACTGTGACGCTGAGCGCCAGCGGCTTGCCCTCGGGAGCGACGGCCAGCTTCAATCCGGCCTCGATCAGCGGCGGTTCAGGGTCATCTACTCTGACTGTCAGCACGGCCAGTTCGACGCTTGCCGGAAGCTACACGGTGACGATTACGGGGAAGGACACGAGTGGAAGTCCGATACACACGACCAACGTGACCTTAACTGTCAATCCGGTGTTGGTGCCCAACTTCTCACTGTCGGCAACGCCTGCCTCGCAGACGGTAACCGCAGGGAGTAACACCAGCTACACTGCGTCTGTAAGCCCGGTGAATGGGTACACAGGCACGGTGACGCTGAGCGCGAGCGGCTTGCCTTCCGGAGCCACGGCCAGCTTCAGCCCGGCCTCCATCAGCGGAGGTTCGGGATCATCCACGCTGACCATCACCACAACCAGCAGCACCACGACCGGTACCGTAACCGTAACCATTGGCGGCACTGATGGCTCTCTCACGCACACCACCACCGTGTCGTTGACGGTCAATCCGGGAGGCACCTGCGCTCACGGAAACGGCCCACTCGATCCAAACGCGACTCCGGGATGCAACTTCGACATGTCGATCTGGTCACTGCAACTGCCAATCGGCTCGCCCGGAAGCCCGACGACCATCTCGAACACCCAGCTCGAAAACGGCTTCACGGACCCGTACTTCTTCACCGGCAGTGACGGCGCGATGGACTTCTTCGACCCCGGAGTCAATTGCGTCACCACTGCCAACTCCACCCACTGCCGGTCGGAGCTGCGTGAAGTAAATCCGGACGGCAGCAATGCTGTCTGGTCCGCGAGCGGCACCAACACACTTAGCGCGACGCTCACGGTCACGCAAGCCGCTGGTGCTCCGGTGGTCGGCCAGATCCACGACGACCCAGCCGTATCGGTTCGTCCGCTGATCGAGCTGTTCTACACTTCGAGCGGCGACGTGGTGGCAGGTGTGGAGCAGTGCACGGCCGGTGGTTGCATAAACAGGACGACAGTGGGCCACGTTCCACCGGGTACGAAGTTCAGCTATGTGATCTCGTACAGCCAGAACAAGCTCACTGTCAGCATCAACGGGGGCGCGCCAGTCTCGCTCAGTTCCCCAATACTCGGAATCGGGGGCTACTTCAAGGCGGGCGATTATGGCCAGTCTCCAACCAACGCGAGCGTCTCGTTCTACTCGCTGAAGGTTGTCCACACACCATAA
- a CDS encoding alginate lyase family protein has protein sequence MISRRDFCATAAGVFLTTITMPELLSARHNKTKLPVFDVAGIDRERVVTAAQRYLLELPVTITSFTSPRSAGGKHDYFSEGDYWWPDPKDPDGPYIQRDGMTNPDNFTDHRHALIRLSLQAPALAAAWLLTKEEKYATHAAKHLRAWFLDPATLMNPNLQYSQAIKGRFTGRGIGIIDTLHLVEVARAITALEGSKALSSDEHKGLKKWFADYLTWMTTSPHGEEEREARNNHGTCWTVQVAEFASYTGNQELTAFCRNRFKTVLVPNQIAADGSFPQELRRTKPYSYCLFNLDAMATVCQTLSTAEDNLWTFTLPDGRGIGAAMAFMFPFIANKKSWPYKPDVEYFDDFPVRQPSLLFAGLALSRLPYLELWRTLDPDPNVEEVIRNYPIRQPVLWVSAGK, from the coding sequence TGCCGGAGCTTTTGTCGGCCCGCCATAACAAAACCAAACTGCCGGTGTTTGATGTGGCTGGGATTGACCGCGAGCGTGTAGTAACCGCGGCCCAACGTTACCTGCTTGAGCTGCCGGTCACAATAACCTCTTTTACGAGTCCTCGAAGCGCCGGCGGGAAACACGATTATTTTTCCGAGGGCGATTACTGGTGGCCCGACCCCAAGGACCCTGACGGACCTTATATACAGCGCGATGGGATGACCAATCCAGATAACTTCACCGACCATCGTCATGCGCTTATCCGGTTGAGCCTGCAGGCGCCTGCTTTGGCTGCCGCCTGGCTGCTCACCAAAGAAGAAAAGTACGCCACGCATGCGGCCAAACATCTGCGTGCCTGGTTTTTGGATCCGGCCACGCTTATGAATCCGAATTTGCAGTATTCACAAGCGATCAAAGGCCGCTTTACCGGACGCGGCATCGGCATTATTGACACCCTGCATCTTGTCGAAGTGGCGCGGGCCATCACTGCGTTGGAAGGCTCCAAGGCCCTGAGCAGCGATGAGCACAAAGGATTGAAGAAGTGGTTTGCGGATTATCTGACCTGGATGACTACTTCCCCGCACGGGGAAGAAGAGCGCGAGGCCAGGAACAATCATGGTACCTGCTGGACCGTGCAGGTTGCGGAGTTTGCTTCCTACACGGGGAATCAGGAGCTTACTGCCTTTTGCCGCAATCGGTTTAAAACTGTCCTGGTTCCCAACCAGATTGCAGCCGACGGCAGCTTCCCCCAGGAGCTGAGACGCACCAAACCTTACAGCTATTGCCTGTTTAACCTGGATGCTATGGCCACAGTGTGCCAGACCCTCTCCACTGCGGAAGATAACTTGTGGACCTTCACGCTTCCCGATGGCCGAGGCATCGGAGCCGCAATGGCCTTCATGTTTCCGTTTATCGCCAATAAAAAGAGCTGGCCCTATAAGCCCGATGTTGAATACTTCGACGACTTCCCTGTCCGCCAACCCAGTCTTCTGTTTGCTGGTCTGGCGCTCTCGCGGCTTCCCTACCTTGAGCTGTGGCGCACTTTAGATCCCGATCCGAATGTGGAGGAAGTGATTCGCAATTACCCTATCCGCCAGCCGGTGTTGTGGGTGAGTGCTGGAAAATAA
- a CDS encoding response regulator transcription factor — MILVTFIQQVVFAGYAQGDFVFTMQDFTPIQQEDDADIKEKADSSQVSSQSYSEPPLPKYNYGMERVLVVEDDRAVQRALKRLFESKGYGVDIAGSGTAALELFQNAPPSVVLLDLRLPGASGKEVCREIKSKNPSLPVIVLSATTDVVDKVLLLELGADDYVTKPFSPRELLARVQGALRRSARSGTVSDLFVFGNISVDFTKMELKRAGQQISLTAQEFKVLKFFSQNLERVVTREELLNEVWGYQNYPSTRTVDNHILKLRQKIEKDPAFPVHFRTVHGTGYKFVR, encoded by the coding sequence ATGATTCTAGTGACATTTATCCAGCAGGTTGTATTTGCTGGGTATGCTCAGGGAGATTTTGTTTTTACCATGCAGGATTTCACACCTATCCAGCAAGAAGATGACGCAGACATAAAGGAAAAAGCCGACTCTAGCCAGGTTTCGAGTCAGTCATACTCGGAGCCGCCGCTTCCGAAGTACAATTACGGGATGGAACGAGTTCTGGTGGTGGAAGATGACCGCGCAGTCCAAAGAGCATTGAAGCGGTTGTTCGAGTCGAAAGGATACGGCGTTGATATCGCCGGCAGCGGAACGGCTGCGCTAGAGTTATTTCAAAATGCCCCACCTTCGGTAGTTCTCCTGGATCTGAGGTTGCCGGGTGCATCCGGGAAAGAAGTTTGCCGCGAAATCAAGAGCAAGAACCCCTCGCTTCCAGTCATAGTCCTGAGCGCGACAACCGACGTGGTGGATAAAGTTCTTCTGCTGGAACTTGGTGCAGACGATTACGTTACAAAACCATTCAGCCCAAGAGAGTTGCTGGCGCGAGTTCAGGGCGCCCTCCGGCGTTCTGCGCGGAGCGGGACAGTTTCCGATTTGTTTGTTTTCGGAAATATCTCGGTGGATTTCACCAAGATGGAACTCAAACGGGCGGGCCAGCAAATTTCTCTCACAGCGCAGGAATTCAAGGTTTTGAAGTTCTTTTCACAAAACCTGGAACGTGTGGTCACGCGGGAAGAGCTTCTGAATGAGGTTTGGGGCTATCAAAATTATCCTTCCACGCGCACAGTGGATAACCACATCCTGAAGCTCCGGCAAAAAATTGAAAAAGACCCGGCATTCCCCGTACACTTTCGCACCGTGCATGGCACTGGGTATAAATTTGTGCGATAG
- a CDS encoding TMEM175 family protein codes for MQSETSRIEAFSDGVFAIAITLLILEIKIPTPAKGSLAVALLQQWPSYLAFLMSFAFIGIMWINHHRLFTHIRRSNDVLLILNLLLLLGVTIVPFPTAVLAAYLGDRDQRVAAMLYNGTYFVIALLFNILWHYSVSRQLLDKSTLPFSQNISRQYALGPVMYLICLALAWFSVPASLAINGVLAIFFVLPPELLKKRNG; via the coding sequence ATGCAGTCTGAAACATCGCGCATCGAAGCATTTTCAGACGGAGTGTTTGCCATTGCAATCACACTGCTGATCCTGGAGATAAAAATACCCACTCCGGCAAAGGGCAGTCTTGCTGTTGCTCTGTTGCAGCAATGGCCATCGTACCTGGCTTTCCTGATGAGCTTCGCCTTTATCGGCATCATGTGGATCAACCATCACCGGCTGTTCACCCACATCAGACGGTCGAATGACGTACTGCTCATTTTGAACCTTCTGTTGCTGTTGGGGGTTACAATTGTGCCTTTTCCCACTGCAGTATTGGCGGCATATCTGGGTGATCGCGATCAAAGGGTGGCAGCGATGTTGTACAACGGAACATACTTCGTGATTGCGTTGTTGTTCAATATACTGTGGCACTACTCCGTTTCCCGCCAACTCCTCGACAAGAGCACTCTTCCCTTCTCACAAAACATTTCCAGACAATATGCTTTAGGGCCGGTTATGTATTTGATCTGCCTGGCCTTGGCATGGTTCAGTGTGCCGGCGAGTCTGGCAATCAACGGCGTCCTGGCAATTTTCTTTGTATTACCACCAGAGCTATTGAAAAAACGCAACGGGTAA
- a CDS encoding HAMP domain-containing sensor histidine kinase — protein MRRSVNSQIRDQIIADLRNSILTFQNFQYEREIALSHSAELLSNLPTLKALMTTEHAATIQDASTDFWKRGGSDLFVLANRSGKIVALHTSAPVFTIGIAQESLDRSLQSGEPRQWWFGAGHLYEVFLQPVYSGPENANNPLGVLAVGYEIDDRVAKEISQISTSQVAFWYGNSIARSTLSSGQESELARQGGGGLKPDPGDIQLGDERYLASSLELAPSASSGVHLSVLKSYDQATRFLTGLYRFLMGLGLIAIVCQGLLVFLISHRFTRPLGNLVAGVRALEKGDFAYPLEPHGGDEVAEVTAAFDRMRTNLQKAQQKLLESERLATIGQMASSISHDMRHQLTAIVANSEFLSEHKFDLHQREEFYHEIRLAVAQMTDLIESLLEFSRTRESLSLIYGNVEDAMKHAIQSVRANPEFHGVNITLASQGPSNCWYDTKKLERVFYNLLLNACQAVPCDSGKIEITIHSNEKFLEVCIADNGPGIAEAIRGRLFEPFVSFGKENGTGLGLTIVQKIIEDHGGSVKIESTAAGHTVFKLTLPLSFNQRPATAEGREATASSLSTH, from the coding sequence GTGCGTCGGAGCGTAAACTCGCAGATTCGTGACCAGATTATTGCAGACCTGCGCAACTCAATTCTTACCTTCCAGAACTTTCAATATGAACGCGAGATTGCCCTGAGCCACTCGGCGGAGCTGCTTTCCAACCTGCCCACCCTTAAAGCGCTCATGACAACCGAACATGCGGCGACCATCCAGGATGCGTCCACTGACTTCTGGAAGCGTGGCGGAAGCGATTTATTTGTTCTGGCAAACCGTTCCGGAAAAATTGTTGCCCTCCACACTTCAGCTCCGGTATTCACCATTGGGATAGCCCAGGAATCGCTGGATCGTTCTTTACAATCGGGTGAACCGAGGCAGTGGTGGTTTGGAGCTGGGCATTTGTACGAAGTTTTTCTTCAGCCGGTTTATTCTGGTCCGGAGAATGCCAATAATCCGTTGGGAGTGCTGGCTGTAGGTTACGAAATTGATGACCGCGTAGCTAAGGAAATCAGCCAGATCTCAACCAGTCAGGTTGCTTTCTGGTACGGGAACTCCATTGCGAGGAGCACACTTTCTTCCGGTCAGGAATCGGAGCTGGCCCGGCAAGGTGGCGGAGGGCTAAAGCCAGATCCGGGAGACATCCAATTAGGGGATGAACGTTATCTGGCGTCATCACTTGAGCTTGCGCCCAGTGCTTCTTCAGGCGTCCACTTGAGCGTTTTGAAGTCTTACGACCAGGCGACCAGGTTCTTGACGGGTCTATACCGCTTTCTTATGGGACTGGGCTTAATCGCAATCGTGTGCCAGGGACTGCTCGTTTTCTTAATCTCGCATCGCTTCACGCGCCCCCTGGGAAACCTGGTAGCTGGTGTCCGCGCTCTGGAGAAGGGAGACTTTGCTTATCCTCTGGAGCCGCATGGTGGCGACGAAGTCGCTGAGGTGACCGCAGCTTTTGATCGAATGCGTACCAACTTGCAAAAAGCTCAGCAAAAGCTGCTTGAATCAGAACGCCTGGCCACCATCGGACAGATGGCGAGCTCTATTTCACACGATATGCGCCATCAGTTGACCGCCATTGTGGCGAATTCAGAGTTCCTGTCGGAGCACAAGTTCGATCTGCACCAGCGGGAAGAGTTTTATCATGAGATACGCCTGGCCGTCGCGCAAATGACAGATCTGATCGAGTCGCTTCTGGAATTCTCGCGCACCCGGGAGTCGCTCTCCCTGATTTATGGCAACGTAGAGGACGCGATGAAGCACGCGATTCAGTCGGTTCGAGCCAATCCCGAGTTCCATGGTGTGAATATTACCCTGGCCAGCCAGGGTCCGAGCAACTGTTGGTACGATACGAAAAAACTGGAACGGGTTTTTTACAACTTACTGCTAAATGCCTGTCAGGCTGTACCCTGTGATTCAGGAAAAATCGAAATCACGATTCATAGCAACGAGAAATTCCTGGAAGTCTGCATTGCCGACAACGGTCCGGGAATTGCAGAAGCAATTCGTGGTAGGCTGTTTGAACCTTTTGTCAGCTTTGGAAAAGAAAATGGTACAGGCCTGGGATTAACGATTGTTCAAAAGATCATTGAAGACCACGGAGGCAGTGTAAAGATAGAGAGCACTGCTGCCGGACACACGGTATTCAAGCTCACGTTGCCACTCTCTTTCAATCAACGGCCCGCGACTGCTGAGGGGAGAGAAGCGACTGCCAGTTCGCTGTCCACACATTGA
- a CDS encoding TIGR03118 family protein, with protein MHNSPFTRLKPLAVGFVVVLFSTLTIAQHYTQTNLVSNKAGLAPVTDPNLQNPWGLVASPTSPWWLSNNAGGTSTLYATPTGTAATIVPLVVTVPNAPSQPAPGSPTGVMFNGSATDFLLAPGKRAIFIFVTEDGTISGWNPGVQPTTAVIEADNSQVPDAANGAVYKGATIAEIDGKKFILAANFRSGNIDVFDTNFKQVKISDDAFDDDRIPRDFAPFNVQAIGPNIYVTYAKQNAAKHDPVGGTGFGFVDVFSPEGRLRARLQHGPWLNAPWGVVLTTEHYGEFSHTLLVGNFRGGTIAAFNPLTGRFLGNVLNPDGTTLNIDGLWALTFGNDHNAGPATTLFFTAGINGEVDGLFGTLTPVAAELGEDDEQ; from the coding sequence ATGCATAACTCCCCTTTTACCCGTTTGAAGCCGCTCGCTGTCGGCTTTGTAGTCGTCCTGTTTTCAACCCTTACGATTGCTCAACACTACACGCAGACCAACCTGGTCTCTAATAAGGCTGGTCTTGCACCGGTAACGGATCCAAATCTGCAGAATCCCTGGGGACTGGTTGCCAGCCCAACTTCTCCCTGGTGGCTTTCCAACAATGCTGGTGGCACTTCCACTCTGTATGCGACGCCCACCGGTACAGCGGCAACGATTGTTCCGCTGGTGGTAACGGTGCCCAATGCGCCCAGCCAGCCGGCCCCTGGTTCCCCAACGGGGGTCATGTTCAACGGAAGTGCAACTGATTTTCTTCTTGCCCCAGGCAAGCGGGCCATTTTCATATTTGTAACCGAAGATGGCACCATCTCCGGCTGGAACCCCGGTGTACAACCAACGACGGCGGTTATTGAAGCCGACAATTCACAGGTTCCCGACGCAGCCAACGGAGCGGTTTACAAGGGTGCGACGATCGCTGAAATCGACGGAAAGAAGTTCATCCTGGCGGCTAACTTCCGCAGCGGGAATATCGACGTTTTTGACACCAACTTCAAGCAGGTAAAAATCTCAGATGACGCTTTCGATGATGATCGCATCCCACGCGATTTTGCTCCTTTTAACGTGCAGGCGATTGGCCCCAACATCTACGTAACCTATGCCAAACAGAATGCGGCAAAGCATGACCCGGTGGGAGGCACCGGCTTCGGGTTCGTTGACGTTTTCAGCCCTGAGGGCAGATTGAGGGCCCGGCTGCAGCATGGGCCGTGGCTCAATGCTCCCTGGGGCGTGGTGCTGACCACGGAGCACTACGGCGAGTTCAGCCATACACTGCTGGTGGGTAACTTCCGCGGCGGCACCATCGCGGCATTTAATCCGTTAACCGGCCGATTCCTGGGCAACGTCTTGAATCCCGACGGCACAACCCTGAATATCGATGGATTGTGGGCGCTCACTTTCGGTAACGACCACAACGCCGGCCCTGCCACTACGCTGTTCTTTACTGCTGGTATCAACGGCGAAGTGGATGGCCTGTTCGGCACTCTGACACCTGTTGCTGCCGAACTGGGTGAAGATGATGAGCAGTAG
- a CDS encoding class I SAM-dependent methyltransferase, translating into MPKTLKRIARKNGFLYVLYNIPRLLKGYYPIFLDYPFVPTPRYGYGKPPHQKLYQLFSADRSKFAATLKEFRSLDSHLLQIPLNEPKESTEPCWINKWLDGLDTLALYGFVALRKPGQYLEIGSGYSTKVVRRAIRDHKLATRITSIDPHPRAGIDAICDQVIRRPAQDVDLKLFEGLQSGDILFVDGSHRSFMNSDVSVFFLDILPNLRPGVLVHIHDIDLPYDYMPEWAEWYYSEQYLLATSLLAGHENFKVVLPNAFISQESDCMEPLESLWASPKLTGVARKGISFWLEIV; encoded by the coding sequence ATGCCAAAGACTCTCAAGAGAATTGCGCGCAAGAACGGCTTTTTGTATGTACTCTACAACATTCCTCGATTGCTAAAAGGGTACTACCCCATCTTTCTCGATTACCCTTTTGTGCCGACTCCACGATACGGATACGGCAAGCCACCGCACCAAAAACTTTATCAATTGTTTTCTGCTGATAGGTCCAAGTTCGCAGCGACCTTGAAGGAGTTTCGCAGTTTGGATTCGCATCTTTTGCAGATACCACTCAACGAACCCAAGGAATCAACCGAACCTTGCTGGATCAACAAATGGTTGGATGGGCTCGATACGCTGGCGTTATATGGTTTTGTGGCCTTGAGAAAACCCGGTCAATACCTGGAAATAGGCTCGGGATACTCCACGAAAGTTGTGCGCCGTGCGATTCGCGACCACAAGCTCGCGACCAGGATTACCTCGATTGATCCTCATCCGCGAGCTGGAATTGATGCTATCTGCGATCAGGTCATTCGAAGACCGGCACAGGATGTTGACCTGAAATTATTTGAGGGCCTTCAGTCCGGCGACATTCTGTTCGTAGACGGTTCTCACCGCAGCTTCATGAATTCTGATGTCAGTGTTTTTTTTCTGGATATTTTGCCAAACTTACGTCCCGGGGTCCTGGTTCATATCCACGATATTGATTTGCCTTACGACTACATGCCAGAGTGGGCAGAATGGTACTACTCAGAGCAATATTTGCTGGCAACTTCGTTGCTTGCCGGACACGAGAACTTCAAAGTTGTGCTGCCGAACGCATTCATCAGCCAGGAAAGTGATTGTATGGAGCCATTGGAATCGCTGTGGGCAAGCCCTAAATTAACAGGTGTTGCTCGAAAAGGGATTTCCTTCTGGCTGGAAATTGTCTGA